The Streptomyces sp. DH-12 genome has a window encoding:
- a CDS encoding DUF3291 domain-containing protein, whose amino-acid sequence MPTLPWVTPHPARPDTEAYVMASRFEVRSLKDVPRFFRKSLAAWGQVRRAPGALGASLVARPLRRTFLTLSAWESREALYTYARTEPHKSVMTGLRDTMRTSTFTFWEVPADALPIDWAEAERRLEEQARADAEGRSQTPEAR is encoded by the coding sequence GTGCCCACTCTTCCCTGGGTCACACCCCACCCGGCCCGGCCCGACACGGAGGCCTACGTCATGGCCTCCCGCTTCGAAGTGCGGTCACTGAAGGACGTCCCCCGGTTCTTCCGGAAGTCCCTCGCCGCATGGGGTCAGGTGCGCCGGGCGCCCGGGGCGCTCGGCGCCTCCCTGGTGGCCAGGCCGCTGCGCCGGACCTTCCTCACCCTGTCCGCGTGGGAGAGCCGCGAGGCCCTCTACACCTACGCCCGCACCGAGCCGCACAAGAGCGTCATGACCGGTCTGCGGGACACCATGCGCACCTCGACCTTCACCTTCTGGGAGGTGCCGGCCGACGCACTGCCGATCGACTGGGCGGAGGCCGAGCGCCGGCTCGAGGAGCAGGCCCGTGCCGACGCGGAGGGCCGCAGCCAGACGCCGGAGGCCCGCTGA
- a CDS encoding VOC family protein, producing MSAAPHIQLDHTVVHARDPRRSAEFLAGILGLEVGAPFGPFLPVDLGNGVTLDYYEMRDEPVQSQHYAFLVPDERFDAMIARLEAAGVTYYADPRHTEPGRVNGLFGGKGAYFDDPDGHNMEIMTRPYARP from the coding sequence ATGTCCGCAGCACCGCACATCCAGTTGGACCACACCGTCGTCCACGCCCGTGACCCCAGACGCTCCGCCGAGTTCCTCGCCGGGATCCTGGGCCTGGAGGTGGGGGCGCCGTTCGGCCCGTTCCTCCCGGTCGACCTGGGCAACGGCGTGACCCTGGACTACTACGAGATGCGGGACGAGCCCGTGCAGTCCCAGCACTACGCGTTCCTGGTGCCCGACGAGCGGTTCGACGCCATGATCGCGCGCCTGGAGGCGGCCGGGGTGACGTACTACGCCGACCCCCGGCACACCGAACCAGGCCGGGTGAACGGCCTGTTCGGCGGCAAGGGCGCCTACTTCGACGACCCGGACGGCCACAACATGGAGATCATGACCCGGCCGTACGCCCGGCCCTGA
- a CDS encoding zf-HC2 domain-containing protein encodes MRSLERHRDVGAYALGVLDEAEAFRFEDHLMECPRCAVQVTAFGPATRQLMLYRSATPRMVHPMAQPSPRMSDRLLAQVSLRRRAGRRRTLLALAASVVLAVSVPAVTVVARGGDGPRPLTVEATDERSGVWAEVEVEDREWGSSVELRVKDAAGPRECVLVGVGRDGSEDVLTSWAVPRHDARPNTVPGGSALRSGDIERYEVRSTEGETLVVLRPG; translated from the coding sequence ATGAGGTCCCTGGAGAGGCATCGCGACGTCGGCGCCTACGCGCTCGGCGTGCTGGACGAGGCGGAGGCGTTCCGCTTCGAGGACCACCTCATGGAGTGTCCCCGCTGCGCCGTCCAGGTGACCGCGTTCGGCCCCGCGACACGCCAGTTGATGCTCTACCGGAGCGCGACCCCGCGCATGGTCCACCCGATGGCGCAGCCCTCGCCGCGGATGTCGGACCGCCTGCTCGCGCAGGTGTCGCTCCGGCGGCGCGCCGGGCGGCGGCGGACGCTGCTGGCGCTGGCCGCCTCGGTGGTGCTGGCGGTGTCCGTGCCGGCGGTCACGGTGGTGGCGCGGGGCGGCGACGGGCCCCGCCCGCTGACCGTGGAGGCGACCGACGAGCGCTCCGGGGTGTGGGCCGAGGTGGAGGTCGAGGACCGCGAGTGGGGCAGCAGCGTGGAGCTGCGGGTCAAGGACGCGGCGGGGCCGCGCGAGTGCGTCCTGGTGGGGGTCGGCCGGGACGGCTCCGAGGATGTCCTGACCAGCTGGGCCGTGCCCCGTCACGACGCCCGCCCGAACACCGTCCCGGGCGGCTCCGCGCTGCGCTCCGGCGACATCGAACGCTACGAGGTGCGCTCCACGGAGGGCGAGACGCTGGTGGTGCTGCGGCCCGGATGA
- a CDS encoding PA14 domain-containing protein encodes MRTRRLRNRFALLLATALGVTGLTATGPASAAAEDDPVEIHGLKGEYWTHSAPGAFDFHELKAVAFDPRLDFDNLEPRLTFTTGQADDVSVRWTGRIVPQATGAHTFSVSSDNGFRLWIDGALAIDHWVDDWDNEQTSEPVQLTAGRAHDIKVEYFEHYGGSNFHLRWTPPGGVKEAVPRTAFRLPDGFDYDGALAATVLASGRTLRLDFPKPLATPPAGFTDHLDAVIGGAPWPLTSARPDPADPRALLVTLAEPVVGNKTGTARGSADVRYDGRGGLRATDGDPVDAFLSSGPNRSTHELRTRWADEVGPGNAHPEYPRPQLTRPEWRNLNGRWQFAAAEEGERPPVGRTLKERILVPYPVESQLSGIQRHEDRMWYRRTFTVPRDWRIGSGKRLRLNFQAVDWRAEVYVNGTKVTTHEGGYDKFSVDVTDALKRSGPQELIVGVHDPTDAADGENPPMGKQRLDPSGIWYTPSSGIWQTVWMEPVARDHVDSLKLIPDVAGERLTVEAKGVRAGLPVTATAYDGRRKVATATGRTGQPLTLEIGNPRLWSPDDPFLYDLKVSVGADRVSSYFGMRSIAVEKIDGVPRTVLNGKPIFLMATLDQGFWPDGLHTAPTDEALAHDLRAHKQLGFNSVRKHIKVEPDRWFHWADRLGLLVWQDMPSMRAGRTPDAEARARYEREMKEMIDEHISSPSVVMWVTFNEGWGQYDVGRVAEQAKAWDPSRLVNNQSGLNLGADGGAGDIMDEHGYPSPALPPRPDGERALVSGEYGGLGLAVPGHAWPVQQSYVDVDPATYTDDYLTKLDEVRALVCRGSNGAVYTQISDVEGELNGLLTYDRRVMKPDVPRVRAAHQDLIRDASRARPAGCPATG; translated from the coding sequence GTGCGCACCAGACGACTCAGGAACCGCTTCGCCCTCCTCCTGGCCACCGCGCTGGGCGTCACCGGTCTCACCGCGACCGGGCCCGCCTCGGCCGCCGCGGAGGACGACCCCGTGGAGATCCACGGACTGAAGGGCGAGTACTGGACCCATTCCGCCCCCGGCGCCTTCGACTTCCACGAACTCAAGGCCGTCGCCTTCGACCCCCGGCTCGACTTCGACAACCTGGAGCCGCGCCTGACCTTCACCACCGGCCAGGCGGACGACGTCAGCGTCCGCTGGACCGGCAGGATCGTGCCGCAGGCCACCGGCGCCCACACCTTCTCGGTCAGCTCCGACAACGGCTTCCGGCTGTGGATCGACGGCGCCCTCGCCATCGACCACTGGGTCGACGACTGGGACAACGAACAGACCTCCGAGCCGGTCCAGCTCACCGCGGGCCGCGCCCACGACATCAAGGTCGAGTACTTCGAGCACTACGGCGGCTCCAACTTCCACCTGCGCTGGACCCCGCCCGGCGGCGTCAAGGAAGCGGTGCCCCGGACGGCGTTCCGCCTCCCCGACGGCTTCGACTACGACGGCGCCCTCGCCGCCACCGTCCTCGCCTCCGGACGCACCCTCAGACTCGACTTCCCCAAGCCGCTCGCCACCCCGCCCGCCGGCTTCACCGACCACCTCGACGCGGTCATCGGCGGGGCCCCCTGGCCGCTGACCTCGGCGCGACCCGACCCGGCCGACCCGAGGGCGCTGCTCGTCACGCTCGCCGAGCCCGTCGTCGGCAACAAGACCGGCACCGCCCGCGGCAGCGCCGACGTCCGCTACGACGGCCGGGGCGGACTGCGGGCCACCGACGGCGACCCCGTGGACGCCTTCCTGAGCAGCGGCCCCAACCGCTCCACCCACGAGCTGCGCACCAGGTGGGCCGACGAGGTGGGCCCCGGCAACGCCCACCCCGAGTACCCGCGCCCGCAGCTCACCCGCCCCGAGTGGCGCAACCTCAACGGCCGCTGGCAGTTCGCCGCCGCCGAGGAGGGCGAACGTCCGCCCGTGGGCCGCACGCTGAAGGAACGCATCCTGGTGCCGTACCCGGTGGAGTCCCAGCTCTCCGGCATCCAGCGGCACGAGGACCGCATGTGGTACCGCCGCACCTTCACCGTCCCGCGCGACTGGCGCATCGGCTCCGGCAAGCGGCTGCGCCTCAACTTCCAGGCGGTCGACTGGCGCGCCGAGGTCTACGTCAACGGCACGAAGGTCACCACGCACGAGGGCGGCTACGACAAGTTCTCCGTGGACGTCACCGACGCGCTGAAGCGGAGCGGTCCCCAGGAGCTGATCGTCGGCGTCCACGACCCGACCGACGCCGCCGACGGCGAGAACCCGCCGATGGGCAAGCAGCGCCTCGACCCGAGCGGCATCTGGTACACGCCCAGCTCCGGCATCTGGCAGACGGTCTGGATGGAGCCCGTCGCCCGCGACCACGTGGACTCCCTCAAGCTGATCCCCGACGTGGCGGGCGAACGGCTCACCGTGGAGGCCAAGGGCGTCCGCGCCGGCCTGCCGGTCACGGCCACCGCGTACGACGGGCGGCGCAAGGTCGCCACGGCCACCGGCCGCACCGGACAGCCGCTCACCCTGGAGATCGGGAACCCGCGCCTGTGGTCGCCCGACGACCCCTTCCTGTACGACCTGAAGGTCAGCGTGGGCGCCGACCGCGTCTCCAGCTACTTCGGCATGCGCTCCATCGCCGTCGAGAAGATCGACGGGGTGCCGCGCACGGTCCTCAACGGGAAGCCGATCTTCCTGATGGCCACCCTCGACCAGGGCTTCTGGCCCGACGGACTGCACACCGCGCCCACCGACGAGGCCCTCGCCCACGACCTGAGGGCGCACAAGCAGCTCGGCTTCAACTCGGTGCGCAAGCACATCAAGGTCGAACCCGACCGCTGGTTCCACTGGGCCGACCGCCTCGGACTGCTGGTGTGGCAGGACATGCCCTCCATGCGGGCCGGCCGCACCCCGGACGCCGAGGCCCGCGCCCGCTACGAGCGCGAGATGAAGGAGATGATCGACGAGCACATCAGCAGCCCCTCCGTCGTCATGTGGGTCACCTTCAACGAGGGCTGGGGGCAGTACGACGTCGGCCGCGTCGCCGAGCAGGCCAAGGCCTGGGACCCCAGCCGGCTGGTCAACAACCAGTCCGGGCTCAACCTCGGCGCCGACGGCGGCGCCGGCGACATCATGGACGAGCACGGCTACCCGAGCCCCGCGCTGCCGCCCCGCCCGGACGGCGAACGCGCCCTGGTGAGCGGCGAGTACGGCGGCCTCGGCCTCGCGGTGCCCGGCCACGCCTGGCCCGTGCAGCAGTCGTACGTCGACGTCGACCCGGCGACCTACACCGACGACTACCTCACCAAGCTCGACGAGGTGCGGGCGCTGGTGTGCCGGGGCAGCAACGGCGCCGTCTACACCCAGATCTCCGACGTGGAGGGCGAACTCAACGGCCTGCTCACCTACGACCGGCGGGTGATGAAGCCCGACGTGCCGCGGGTGCGGGCCGCGCACCAGGACCTGATCCGGGACGCCTCCCGCGCCCGGCCCGCGGGCTGCCCGGCCACCGGCTGA
- a CDS encoding SpoIIE family protein phosphatase, with protein sequence MADRGASPLSLPDDWPEHPDPILALNRMGSFDWDLDAGVMQMDAQAHEIFDVRPDEYDDRPETLAGRVPPAEARRLDAVVARALNSGEENYGAYFRLRRRDGSLRWTHTQGYIRRDPAGRPHRIIGIVRDATQELRDSGDRRDQALQEALRRQQTNVVQLTTAALAHARTVQDVIDVLKDTHGLTHLGATSLVMGLVEAGHIRLIAEGPAGSFVPGTELTRIDEPYPMSEAVRTLSPRFIESPEEFAERYPELWRGITGLNITSAAYLPLIAQARPIGAMGLLYSDRRGFSAEERNILVALGSSISQSLQRAMFYEQEMDLAQGLQQAMLPRTIPSVPGADLAVRYRAASFGGAFGRDIGGDWYDLIPLPGGSPTGGSRVGAVIGDVQGHDTHAAAVMGQLRIVLRAYAAEGHTPATVMARASVFLHELDTDRSATCLYAEVDLSTGVIQVVRAGHIDPMVRRADGSCRRVPVPGGLPLGLSAEFGGLDYPVGTIELEPGDTLVLCTDGLVEQPGADLDDGVETLAALIAAGPDDVRDLADRLIDVAEGRGGDDDVALLLLRRREPEGPRSGGRLKQLVPPGDPEALSDTRRMIRTAAVAWGARDRADEIELVADEVITNVLMHTEGAAQVTLRVLDGAERRLRVEVEDSSSALPRRREAGEAGVSGRGLLLVETLTDLWGVEARGGGKCVWSEFVVAKDPVRAERRPGTG encoded by the coding sequence ATGGCTGATCGGGGAGCGAGCCCCCTGTCACTCCCGGACGACTGGCCGGAACACCCGGATCCGATCCTGGCGCTCAACCGCATGGGCAGTTTCGACTGGGACCTGGACGCCGGGGTGATGCAGATGGACGCCCAGGCGCACGAGATCTTCGACGTGCGCCCCGACGAGTACGACGACCGCCCGGAGACCCTCGCCGGCCGCGTCCCGCCCGCGGAGGCGCGGCGGCTCGACGCCGTCGTGGCCCGCGCGCTCAACAGCGGCGAGGAGAACTACGGCGCCTACTTCCGCCTCCGCCGCCGCGACGGCTCCCTGCGCTGGACCCACACCCAGGGCTACATCCGGCGGGACCCGGCCGGCCGGCCCCACCGCATCATCGGCATCGTCCGCGACGCCACCCAGGAGCTGCGCGACAGCGGCGACCGGCGCGACCAGGCCCTCCAGGAGGCCCTGCGCCGCCAGCAGACCAACGTGGTCCAGCTGACCACCGCCGCGCTCGCCCACGCCCGGACCGTGCAGGACGTCATCGACGTCCTCAAGGACACCCACGGCCTCACCCATCTGGGCGCGACCAGCCTGGTGATGGGACTGGTCGAGGCCGGGCACATCCGGCTCATCGCGGAAGGTCCCGCGGGCAGCTTCGTCCCCGGCACCGAACTCACCCGGATCGACGAGCCGTACCCGATGAGCGAGGCGGTGCGCACCCTCAGCCCGCGCTTCATCGAGTCCCCGGAGGAGTTCGCCGAGCGCTACCCGGAGCTGTGGCGGGGCATCACCGGCCTGAACATCACCTCGGCCGCCTATCTGCCGCTCATCGCGCAGGCCCGCCCCATCGGCGCGATGGGCCTGCTCTACAGCGACCGGCGCGGCTTCTCCGCCGAGGAACGCAACATCCTCGTCGCGCTCGGCAGCAGCATCTCCCAGAGCCTGCAGCGCGCGATGTTCTACGAGCAGGAGATGGACCTCGCCCAAGGGCTCCAGCAGGCGATGCTGCCCCGCACCATCCCCAGCGTGCCCGGCGCCGACCTCGCGGTCCGTTACCGCGCCGCCTCCTTCGGCGGCGCCTTCGGCCGGGACATCGGCGGCGACTGGTACGACCTGATCCCGTTGCCCGGCGGCAGCCCCACCGGCGGCAGCCGGGTCGGCGCCGTCATCGGGGACGTCCAGGGCCATGACACGCACGCCGCCGCCGTCATGGGTCAGCTCCGCATCGTGCTGCGCGCCTACGCCGCCGAGGGGCACACGCCGGCCACCGTGATGGCCCGTGCCTCCGTCTTCCTGCACGAACTCGACACCGACCGCTCCGCGACCTGCCTGTACGCCGAGGTCGACCTGTCCACCGGCGTCATCCAGGTGGTCCGCGCCGGGCACATCGATCCGATGGTGCGCCGCGCCGACGGCTCCTGCCGCCGGGTGCCCGTCCCCGGCGGGCTGCCGCTCGGCCTGTCCGCCGAGTTCGGCGGGCTCGACTACCCGGTCGGGACGATAGAGCTGGAGCCGGGCGACACCCTGGTGCTGTGCACCGACGGCCTGGTCGAACAGCCCGGCGCGGACCTCGACGACGGCGTGGAGACCCTCGCCGCGCTGATCGCCGCCGGCCCCGACGACGTACGCGACCTCGCCGACCGGCTGATCGACGTGGCCGAGGGGCGCGGAGGCGACGACGACGTGGCGCTGCTCCTGCTGCGCCGCCGCGAACCGGAGGGGCCGCGCTCCGGCGGCCGGCTCAAGCAGCTGGTGCCGCCCGGCGACCCGGAGGCGCTCTCCGACACCCGGCGCATGATCCGCACCGCGGCCGTCGCGTGGGGCGCCCGCGACCGGGCCGACGAGATCGAACTGGTCGCCGACGAGGTGATCACCAACGTGCTGATGCACACCGAGGGGGCCGCGCAGGTCACGCTCCGGGTGCTCGACGGCGCCGAACGGCGGCTGCGGGTGGAGGTCGAGGACTCCTCCAGCGCGCTGCCGCGCCGCAGGGAGGCGGGCGAGGCGGGCGTCTCCGGCCGGGGCCTGCTGCTGGTGGAGACGCTCACCGACCTGTGGGGGGTGGAGGCGCGCGGCGGCGGCAAGTGCGTGTGGAGCGAGTTCGTGGTGGCGAAGGACCCGGTGCGGGCCGAGCGCAGGCCCGGCACGGGCTGA
- a CDS encoding sigma-70 family RNA polymerase sigma factor, whose protein sequence is MTAGMTLTHGTTAEHELAALQREHGRPLFALLLRLCDGDRQRAEDLVQETLVRAWQHPEALRAENFDSVRPWLLTVARRLAIDARRARQARPAEVGDAVLENARVISDHAERAAAMLDVREAVKTLTPEHREVLVLVYFQGASVAEAAAALGIPPGTVKSRAYYALRALRRVLPGYASDMR, encoded by the coding sequence ATGACGGCCGGAATGACACTCACGCACGGGACCACCGCCGAGCACGAGCTCGCCGCACTCCAGCGGGAGCACGGCCGGCCCCTCTTCGCGTTGCTGCTCCGGCTCTGCGACGGGGACCGGCAGCGTGCGGAGGACCTGGTCCAGGAGACGCTGGTGCGCGCCTGGCAGCACCCCGAGGCCCTGCGCGCCGAGAACTTCGACTCCGTACGCCCCTGGCTGCTGACCGTGGCGCGGCGGCTCGCCATCGACGCGCGCCGCGCCCGACAGGCGCGTCCCGCCGAGGTCGGCGACGCCGTGCTGGAGAACGCCCGGGTGATCTCCGATCACGCGGAACGGGCCGCCGCGATGCTCGACGTCCGGGAGGCTGTGAAGACTCTCACTCCCGAGCACCGTGAGGTCCTGGTGCTCGTGTACTTCCAGGGGGCGAGTGTGGCGGAAGCGGCGGCTGCCCTCGGGATCCCGCCCGGTACGGTGAAGTCCCGCGCGTACTACGCGCTGCGCGCCCTGCGCCGGGTGCTTCCGGGCTACGCCTCCGACATGCGGTGA
- a CDS encoding GNAT family N-acetyltransferase, giving the protein MLIREANPDDWPRIWPFWHRIVAAGETYTWDPGTSEEAARALWMSPAKRVYVVEDDGGTVVASAYLTPNYGGPAADIANAGFMVDPDRAGRGTGRLLAEHVLAAARDAGYRGMVFNAVVETNPAVKLWSSLGFTVLGTVPDAFDHPRHGRVGLHIMYRSL; this is encoded by the coding sequence ATGCTGATCAGGGAAGCGAACCCCGACGACTGGCCGCGCATCTGGCCGTTCTGGCACCGCATCGTCGCCGCGGGCGAGACCTACACCTGGGACCCGGGCACCTCCGAGGAGGCCGCCCGGGCCCTGTGGATGAGCCCCGCGAAGCGGGTGTACGTCGTCGAGGACGACGGCGGAACCGTCGTCGCCTCCGCCTATCTCACCCCCAACTACGGCGGCCCCGCCGCGGACATCGCCAACGCCGGTTTCATGGTCGACCCGGACCGGGCGGGCCGGGGGACCGGGCGGCTGCTGGCCGAGCACGTGCTGGCCGCGGCGCGCGACGCCGGGTACCGGGGCATGGTGTTCAACGCCGTCGTCGAGACCAACCCCGCGGTGAAGCTGTGGAGTTCACTCGGCTTCACCGTCCTCGGCACGGTCCCGGACGCCTTCGACCACCCCCGGCACGGACGGGTCGGACTGCACATCATGTACCGGTCGCTGTGA
- a CDS encoding SDR family NAD(P)-dependent oxidoreductase translates to MTVTQDGPDTTDEVAHGPGIDPERLAVCLSVLEELDRLDVDHPDAIAVRRATSHIYRTVKQRRRQERRAAKTAHDKAVTEATATGSAQRIDDETEGILPSSRVEPGRIAGILQRPRSCYVCKTRYVEVDYFYHQLCPKCAAENRARREARADLGGKRALLTGGRAKIGMYIALRLLRDGAHTTVTTRFPKDAIRRFKAMDDSADWIHRLEVVGIDLRDPGQVVALADQVAEQGPLDILINNATQTVRRLPSAYAALVEGESAPLPAGELPAHHVIGAFNSGAVDGLTALPAGTSGLDAQAVADLALVAGNASVERHRDGTAIDAGGLLPDVVDSNTWVQTIEQISPVELLETQLCNYTAPFILISKLRPAMAEAARRSSSNRAYVVNVSAMEGVFARGYKGAGHPNTNAAKAAMNMVTRTSAQEMFDTDRILMTSVDTGWITDERPHFDKLRLAEEGFHAPLDLVDGAARVYDPIVRGEAGEDLYGVFLKDYAPGRW, encoded by the coding sequence ATGACGGTGACACAGGACGGCCCCGACACCACGGACGAGGTGGCGCACGGGCCCGGCATCGACCCGGAGCGGCTGGCCGTCTGCCTGAGCGTGCTCGAGGAGCTCGACAGGCTCGACGTGGACCACCCGGACGCGATCGCGGTCCGCCGGGCCACCTCGCACATCTACCGCACGGTCAAGCAGCGCCGCCGCCAGGAGCGCCGGGCCGCCAAGACCGCGCACGACAAGGCGGTCACCGAGGCCACCGCCACCGGCTCCGCCCAGCGCATCGACGACGAGACCGAGGGCATCCTGCCCTCCTCCCGCGTGGAGCCGGGCCGGATCGCGGGGATACTCCAGCGCCCCCGCTCCTGCTACGTGTGCAAGACCCGCTACGTCGAGGTCGACTACTTCTACCACCAGCTCTGCCCGAAGTGCGCCGCCGAGAACCGGGCCCGCCGCGAGGCCCGCGCCGACCTCGGCGGCAAGCGGGCGCTGCTCACCGGCGGCCGCGCCAAGATCGGCATGTACATCGCGCTGCGGCTGCTGCGCGACGGCGCCCACACCACGGTCACCACGCGCTTCCCCAAGGACGCCATCCGCCGCTTCAAGGCGATGGACGACTCCGCGGACTGGATCCACCGCCTGGAGGTCGTCGGGATCGACCTGCGCGACCCGGGCCAGGTCGTCGCGCTCGCCGACCAGGTCGCGGAGCAGGGCCCGCTGGACATCCTGATCAACAACGCCACCCAGACGGTGCGCCGCCTGCCCTCCGCCTACGCCGCGCTCGTCGAGGGCGAGAGCGCCCCGCTGCCGGCCGGCGAGCTGCCCGCCCACCACGTCATCGGCGCGTTCAACTCCGGTGCGGTGGACGGTCTGACCGCGCTGCCCGCCGGTACCAGCGGCCTCGACGCGCAGGCGGTGGCCGACCTCGCGCTGGTCGCGGGCAACGCCAGCGTGGAGCGGCACCGGGACGGCACCGCCATCGACGCGGGCGGCCTGCTGCCCGACGTCGTCGACAGCAACACCTGGGTGCAGACCATCGAGCAGATCTCCCCGGTGGAGCTGCTGGAGACCCAGCTCTGCAACTACACGGCGCCGTTCATCCTGATCAGCAAGCTGCGCCCGGCGATGGCCGAGGCGGCCCGCCGCTCGTCCTCGAACCGCGCCTACGTCGTCAACGTCTCCGCGATGGAGGGCGTGTTCGCCCGCGGCTACAAGGGAGCGGGGCACCCCAACACCAACGCGGCCAAGGCGGCCATGAACATGGTGACGCGGACCAGCGCGCAGGAGATGTTCGACACCGACCGGATACTGATGACCTCGGTCGACACCGGCTGGATCACCGACGAGCGTCCGCACTTCGACAAGCTGCGCCTCGCCGAGGAGGGTTTCCACGCCCCGCTCGACCTGGTCGACGGCGCGGCCCGCGTGTACGACCCCATCGTGCGCGGCGAGGCGGGCGAGGACCTGTACGGCGTCTTCCTGAAGGACTACGCGCCCGGCCGCTGGTGA
- a CDS encoding wax ester/triacylglycerol synthase family O-acyltransferase yields MTADPLAPLDLAFWNLESAGHPMHLAALGVFTAGSPSAAAHAADLLAARAAAVPGLRMRIRDTWQPPGLRRSLSALRRPWPAPGEPLTAALGRPLTSAVRHSLAFGGAAREPDPGFDPLDHVRLHPPAADFHTAAGELMGRPLERTRPPWEAHVLPGEGGARFAVLFKFHHALADGLRALALAAALMDPTGLPAPRPRPAEPPRGVIPDVREVPGMVREALAEAGRALDIGAAVARSTLDMRSSPALTCAPSGTRRTAGVVVDLDDVHRIRKSAGGTVNDVLIAVVAGALRRWLDERGDGSEGVAPRALVPVSRRRPRTAHPQGNQLSGYVMRLPVDEKDPLARLTRVRTAMDRNKEAGPHRGAGAVALLAEHVPPLGHRLGGPLLGQAARLWFDVLVTSVPLPGFGLRLGGDPLGAVFPLAPLAPGHSLAVAVSTYRGHVHYGLVADGAAVADLGLLARAVTEEVTALTVACDH; encoded by the coding sequence ATGACCGCAGACCCGCTCGCCCCCCTCGACCTGGCGTTCTGGAACCTAGAGTCCGCCGGTCACCCCATGCACCTCGCGGCGCTCGGCGTCTTCACGGCCGGCTCGCCCTCCGCCGCGGCCCACGCCGCGGACCTGCTCGCCGCGCGGGCGGCCGCCGTCCCCGGGCTGCGCATGCGCATCCGCGACACCTGGCAGCCGCCCGGACTGCGGCGGTCGCTGTCGGCGCTGCGCCGCCCCTGGCCCGCCCCCGGCGAGCCCCTCACGGCCGCCCTGGGCCGCCCGCTCACCTCCGCCGTACGCCACTCGCTCGCCTTCGGCGGCGCCGCCCGCGAGCCCGACCCCGGCTTCGACCCCCTGGACCACGTCCGGCTGCACCCGCCGGCCGCCGACTTCCACACCGCCGCCGGCGAGCTGATGGGACGCCCGCTCGAGCGCACCCGTCCGCCCTGGGAGGCGCACGTGCTGCCGGGGGAGGGCGGCGCCCGCTTCGCCGTCCTGTTCAAGTTCCACCACGCCCTCGCCGACGGACTGCGCGCCCTCGCCCTCGCCGCCGCGCTCATGGACCCCACCGGCCTGCCCGCACCCCGGCCGAGGCCCGCCGAGCCGCCCCGCGGCGTCATCCCGGACGTGCGGGAGGTGCCCGGCATGGTGCGCGAGGCCCTCGCCGAGGCCGGCCGGGCCCTGGACATCGGCGCCGCCGTCGCCCGGTCCACCCTCGACATGCGCTCCTCACCCGCCCTGACCTGCGCGCCCAGCGGCACCCGCCGCACCGCCGGCGTCGTCGTCGACCTCGACGACGTGCACCGCATCCGCAAGAGCGCCGGCGGCACCGTCAACGACGTCCTCATCGCGGTCGTCGCCGGCGCGCTGCGCCGCTGGCTCGACGAGCGCGGCGACGGCAGCGAGGGCGTCGCCCCGCGCGCCCTCGTCCCCGTCTCCCGGCGCCGCCCGCGCACCGCCCACCCGCAGGGCAACCAGCTGTCCGGGTACGTGATGCGGCTCCCGGTCGACGAGAAGGACCCGCTCGCCCGGCTGACCCGGGTGCGCACCGCCATGGACCGCAACAAGGAGGCGGGCCCGCACCGCGGCGCGGGCGCCGTCGCCCTGCTCGCCGAGCACGTGCCGCCGCTCGGCCACCGGCTCGGCGGACCGCTGCTCGGGCAGGCGGCCCGGCTCTGGTTCGACGTCCTGGTCACCAGCGTGCCGCTGCCCGGCTTCGGCCTGCGCCTCGGCGGCGACCCGCTCGGCGCCGTCTTCCCGCTCGCGCCGCTCGCCCCCGGCCACTCCCTCGCGGTCGCCGTCTCCACCTACCGGGGGCACGTCCACTACGGGCTGGTGGCCGACGGCGCGGCCGTCGCGGACCTCGGCCTGCTGGCCCGCGCGGTGACCGAGGAGGTGACAGCACTCACCGTGGCCTGCGATCACTGA